In the Malus domestica chromosome 16, GDT2T_hap1 genome, one interval contains:
- the LOC114822186 gene encoding U-box domain-containing protein 37-like isoform X2 has product MVNNCMALERDRRWKLLDRYVDACSSAKVKTEIMLVESDTVAKALLDLIPTQNIRNLVVGTTESSLRKLRSKKGSGIASQILRNAPDTSCNIKIIWKGREVIDDSMFTGSTSSRSSNANSLSTQDEDDQQEIRISTDYNRQEYLRPAVNRHHL; this is encoded by the exons ATGGTGAACAATTGCATGGCCCTAGAAAGAGACAGGAGGTGGAAGCTCCTTGACAGATACGTTGATGCCTGCTCATCTGCCAAG GTTAAGACTGAAATTATGCTCGTTGAGAGTGATACAGTTGCCAAGGCACTCCTAGACCTTATTCCTACTCAAAACATAAGAAACCTAGTAGTTGGAACCACCGAATCAAGTCTGAGGAAACTGAGGTCcaagaaaggaagtggaatAGCCAGTCAGATTCTACGAAATGCGCCCGACACCAGCTGCAATATTAAGATCATATGGAAGGGAAGGGAAGTGATTGATGACAGTATGTTTACTGGCTCGACTTCATCGCGTAGCAGTAACGCAAACTCCTTGTCCACACAAGATGAAGACGATCAGCAAGAAATACGAATCTCAACAGATTACAATAGACAAGAGTACTTGCGTCCTGCAGTAAATCGCCATCATCTTTAA
- the LOC114822186 gene encoding U-box domain-containing protein 37-like isoform X1 — translation MSLCVCVCMSPPGGQLERGLMRKACFRNASKNTVSPKMVNNCMALERDRRWKLLDRYVDACSSAKVKTEIMLVESDTVAKALLDLIPTQNIRNLVVGTTESSLRKLRSKKGSGIASQILRNAPDTSCNIKIIWKGREVIDDSMFTGSTSSRSSNANSLSTQDEDDQQEIRISTDYNRQEYLRPAVNRHHL, via the exons ATGTCTCTGTGTGTTTGCGTGTGCATGTCGCCGCCCGGCGGTCAGTTGGAGCGAGGTCTGATGAGGAAGGCTTGTTT TAGGAATGCTTCCAAAAATACAGTGAGTCCAAAGATGGTGAACAATTGCATGGCCCTAGAAAGAGACAGGAGGTGGAAGCTCCTTGACAGATACGTTGATGCCTGCTCATCTGCCAAG GTTAAGACTGAAATTATGCTCGTTGAGAGTGATACAGTTGCCAAGGCACTCCTAGACCTTATTCCTACTCAAAACATAAGAAACCTAGTAGTTGGAACCACCGAATCAAGTCTGAGGAAACTGAGGTCcaagaaaggaagtggaatAGCCAGTCAGATTCTACGAAATGCGCCCGACACCAGCTGCAATATTAAGATCATATGGAAGGGAAGGGAAGTGATTGATGACAGTATGTTTACTGGCTCGACTTCATCGCGTAGCAGTAACGCAAACTCCTTGTCCACACAAGATGAAGACGATCAGCAAGAAATACGAATCTCAACAGATTACAATAGACAAGAGTACTTGCGTCCTGCAGTAAATCGCCATCATCTTTAA